AATTCAAAAGAATAATTTGGATTCAAAGAACCCTGGAATTATAActcattcaaattaaaaactaacttGTTACATAACTAGTAAGAATTTGAGCTATAAAAAGACAAATTATTTGCACATTCAGCTCATTTTGCTGAGGTGCTGTGACCTGCCTTGTGTACAATAAGTGGTGAACACAGCTGGAATATCACAATTTTacctcatttatttatttatttcatttgctAATTTTTACATGTACATTCTGCCTGATTAAAGCCTATTGCTCGTCTGCAGTTAGATGTTCACCTCATGCTCTTTTCTTTGGAGAAACAAAGTGCACTGAGTTTGCAGCAGCCTTACCTTTGTTGTCGCCCCAGTTTGTCTGTTAAACACCTATGTGAAGTGAGATTTCTTTCCTATCACCTCATCCAACCTTACCGCAgcttaattagtttattttgacTTGCATTTGTGAAAATACAACATATTAAGTGTTCATCCCTTATATTGATGCCTGCATTTTCCTCTTGATAATATCTGAGCCTGTTGTAGAGATCTATCTACTTATATTCAGCGTGCACCAAACTTctgtaataatttttcaaattctacaTGACATTGTCATGCAGTATATTGCTCACCAGACCCCTTTGCAAGCTGAAGAAGTTGAAATCTTATTAGTTAAGGGGGCGCACCAGCCTGATGACAACATATCTACTCTGCATCCTCCAATTTTAATGGAGGAGCTCCAAATTTTGAAAGGGCAAGAGACTTTGGCAGGTCTCAAAGCCAATTCCTCACCTAGTAGAGATCGATTGGTGAGTTCATTTGTTGGTATAATCTATTCATGTTCAACTTACATTATTCTTCAACCTAtgaacttatatttttttctttttcttttccctgtTGCTTTTGGCTGCTGCAGATTTTAGCATATCGGCAGAAGGAGGCTAATTAGGAATTTGTGTGCAACATTGATGATAGGAGAGAAAAATGTCCATTTACTATTTACCAAAGCAGTTGTTTGTAAATATGTGTGGGGAGATGAAAATGGAAACCTATcagctattttttttatacaaaagaaaaaaggttttcttctttaattttttatttttgacaatTAGAGAGTTTCATGAAATGCGGACAATGTATCATCATCTAGCACCATTGTTCagagaaaaaatatgaatcCAACTTTTGATGTCTGGATGTTCCTTTATGGAATTTGGAGCAAGGGTTGATGCAAAATGAAGGAGTTTTTGTTGTATGCTTATGagctaattgatttttattctctctttctccttttccatgataacaacaacaacaacaaaaaagatagaaatagaatatagattgtaaaatagataaataagtGTGATATATGAATGAATTTTTGTATCAATTACTGGGTTGAATTGTTTTCCATGGTGAAACAATACAATATCACAGCAATAGCTGATTGTGTACAAGAGGCATAGCAGTACAAACTACAAAAAGAATACAGATAACTGAAGAAGTGGTTCAAGAGTCTTGAACAGCCGCCATCAATGATGCATAATATCACCTCATAAATGAAGCAGGGCTGGAGACTGCATTTACCAACATCCTTTGcctctcttttcttctaaGCACCCGCAAGTTGGGTGATTTTGCCTTTGTGGCTCCCTTGGTAGATCTGtgcatatatttattaccATTAACAAATATTCGATTGAAAGAGTCATGGGAGAAGAGAAATCCCTTTTAAAGTATCAAAAATGTGGTTAGTTTCTCTTACTTCTTGGGGCAGAATGGATGGTCAAAGTTAGGCACCGGCCTTGCATGGGGAACCATTGTCCTTCTCATTTGCTTTAGTGCCTTCTCTTCCTCTATCTGCAATTTACAGTTAATAGTTTAGTTTAATCCAAGTTTATCAAAAGCCTGCAACACAGCACAAAAATGAGACGATAAATATCCTCCATACCATCTTTGCAGCTTCACTCTCCTCTCTGTATCTCTTGTATAAGAGCTCTTTCTCTTTAACCTGAAAGAGAACCAGACTTGTGTCAAATTACAAGAATGCACTAAATCTAGTCTTCTGTTATACTAAAGTGATCCCTCCATACTTTATGATCAAACTCGGCTCTATCGACAGCTCTGTGATCTACATGGAGATTAATCTGTTGAACTTGTGTGAGGGGTTTACGCACTTTCTCTGGTAGTGGAACTGGGTCCCTGCATCAAGACGAGAAGTGAGAATGATCGACTTTTGctaaaaagcaaaagaagcaTGAAAAGCGACCTATAAATGTTTTCTTACTCTTTGAGAATTGGATGTGCTTTGAATATCCTCCTTTCctcctcttctttttcaatcCTGTGTCTTTCTTCCATCTCCCTCTGCATTTCTTCCTCATGTCTCACTAGGCTTTCCAACTGGAAAGGTTCTGGCTGTGTGCATGGTTTGGGCTCTGGTTTTGGAGGAATCTGCCGACAAATTTGCCCCCATGTTACGATAATTTCATGAATACTAGTAACTGGAGAATATAACTGTTAGTCAATATTACCACAGGATAGTCAGTGGTATAAGGATATGGATTAGCCTTCGGCACTCTGGCTTTTTCCTCCTCTATCTGCTTCTGCACAAGCTCCATCACGAATTTCCTCTCTTTTCCAGCTCCTCTTTCCTGAAAGCAAACAGCAAAGACAAATGTAACCACAAAAGCACTCTTGAACACTTATTGGGCCATGACCAAGGGAATGAGATAATGAATGATACCTCTGTGTGAAGATGGAATGGATTTGGCACTGTATTTCTTGGAAGTGGATTATCATGGCGAGGTTCTGAGGTCAATGAAAGCTAAAACGAAGAGAAACAAAGAGATGAGACTCTGtcacaataaattttaagaggctctattttagattataaaagATCACTTCCATCAAGTTACCTTATCAAACAAATCAGCAACAGCAGCTGGTGGTGGAATCCTCTCATTCGTGGCAAAGTGAAATTCTTGAGGTATAGTGACATGTTTCTTTACATTGCAAAAAAGCCCCAGTTCTCCTTTACTTTCAAATATCTAGACAAGACATTAAATTTCTTCAGGAAACTAATCTTATGAAGTGTCAACTTAATTTTGTATCCAGTGAAAAGGAGTTCTACCTTCTTATTCAGAGGTCTTGCCTTGAATTTAGGAATATTTTCAAGTTCCTCTTTCTCAAGCTCTGAAGAAGATTTCACCTTTGGTGGGCGAGCCCTCAAAGTAGTATGAAGAACAGGAGCTTTAGGTTCAGTTAGACAATTAGGCTTCCACTGACTctgttttaaaattaaaaatgtgagTAAATCAATCCAATTTCTGAAAGGGTTTTAATGATAACATTTGAGGTTGCTCTAAAACCTTATGAGACACTTCTGTTGAGGCCACTGAAGCTGAATCTGCATTCTGAGTGGCCCTTGCTGCAGTCTCCAAATGGAATTCCTGCAGAAATTGGAAAATATCAGCCTAActatacatataatataatatatgataaaaacaTGTTAACTTTATTACCATGTATTCCATAAATTTACCTTAAATTCAGGCAGTTGAGGGGTACTTCTTGGTACTGCAGATAAAGTTGGAGCTTCCAAGATCTATAAAGAAATGTAAATTTCAGTTCAACATGGAAAAGACGCATGAATTGGTGCAAAAGCAACCAGTGCAGCATATGGCCCTCATAGAAGACAGCAGGAAGAAATATTACCTTCTTGTTCAATGGTCTGGCTTTGAACTTTGGGATTTTTGCCATCATCTCTTCTTCAAGCTCAGCAGAACTCTTTATTCTGACTGAGCGAACCCGCTGAGCTGTTTCAAATTCAGGCTCCTTTGGCGTAGTCAATGTGAGTTGAGTTTTCCTCCGGATGACAGAAGCATCACCATCctgaattaaatttgaatgtgtttccaaaaagaaatagtgatTGAATTGAATAGGAAATCTAAGAACTcgtataataaaatttcagaAAGCAGGAAATTAGTTTCCATTCATTACATGTGAGAAAGAACTTTTTTTAATGTGTGGCAGTGACAAGTCCCTGGTACTTGATTGGAACTTTTTCATCATCTCTGCCATTGAAACAAATGGTGCTGGTTGTTCCCTAACATAAacctttaaaataaagatggAAAGATGTCAGTTTCTAACCTTGTGAGAGGAAACAAACACTTCACAAATTTTCACAAAATCAAacctttctctcttctttcttcatcTTGTTAGCAACGGATGAGTTAGAACTGCCACTGACAAGACCTAGTTTGGACTTGTGGTGTAATGGTTGTGGCGGTTTAACATTAAGAATCtggaatttgataataatcaTCAGATTGtaagcaagaaaataaatgaaaagaaaaaatcaaagagAATATAGGCAATAACTAGTCACCTCTCTGGATCTTCCCCCTTCCAGCTTCTGCCGTTTAATGGCCTGATTCTCTTGGGCTAAAATGGAAGCCCCAGGTGTGTTTTTAATCTTTGTCTCTCTACAATAATAAAGATGTAGCTCATCAGTGCGGTGCCCAACAAACAAATTTTGACATACACCAGCTTAACAGAAAGTTTGTCTAAGAACCTTTTAACACTTTCGGGTTTGAAGCCTTTAACTTGCGATGACTGTGATTGATTCTTGGGCTTCAGTGCCGATGGATTCCTAACCAAAGTAGCTATGTGTCTACCAGATTGGTGCTTCTTGGAATTGGTCAATAGGCCTTCCTTCTGAGAAGCTACTGGTGGCTCAGGGGTGCAGCAAGTTTCAGTTTTACTTTTCCCTCTACTACCAGCAATTTCCGTTTTAATAGAACTAGAGCTCCTATTGAAACAAAACGAGGTCAAGAGGGGCAAATGCAACAACAAAAACTACTTATCTTCTCCGCAAGTTTGGTAGTTGCTATATTATTTGAGTTCTAAAGAGAGTCAGAGTAACGGAAAAACAAACCTTTCAGTTTCTTCAGCGCGAATAGTCTCCATCTTATCCTCTTGGCAAGAAACATTGACGAGGTTTGCattgttttctttgtttgCCTCTTGAAGAGTTGTTTCTTTCTCCTTAGTTTCAGTGGAATTCATGATCTCTACTTGAGGCTTAATCTCCGAGGAAGAACTAGGAGATGGTGAATCCGATGATGATTCGGTTACCTGCAATAGCAATTTTAGCCGACAAACATTGAATCAGATAATGACCTGTTTTACATTAAATATTCAGAAACTCAATGTACAGAGGACAGTAGTATTATCACCTCCTGCTTTTGTTCTGCTTCACTAAAATCACATAAGCTCTCAACCTTAAATGATCTACCAGTCTTAATTCTGGGCATGAAAGCTGCATAAATTAGAGAGAAAATATGGTTAAAGATTAATTCATGATTAAAGATTGATGTACAGTAGTGACAGATTATTAACACAGCAGCAAAAAAGTAATCAGTCGTgctatttattgttatttgatGTCATCCATTTCATAAAAAAGTTTCACACGTTTTCTGTGGTCTCCAATAAATGACCCTCTAGTAAAGAATAATTGATCCAGCAATTCCCCCATTCTTCGTCCATCATAATTTCCCTAATTACCCAAACtgaaagtaaaagaaagaagaagaagaaaactagGGTTTATAAATAGTCATAGTTTCCTACATTTTTTCTGCAACCAAACAATAAGTTCATTGATTCAAACAGTAACCTGGGGTGCACGAATTTGCACAATTGCTcaaaatctctctctctctctctctcacaatCAAAACCGTTGTCTCAAACCTAATAAAACATTTCAACGCAGAAGGACAAGATTCAATCATATGGATCAATACAAACCCTAAATCTCTCAGGAAACAAGAGCACAAATCAACACCGAAATTTCCTCTCTTTATATAATCACCGAACCCTCattaacaacaacaacaacaaatgcacagagagagagagagagaataatcaagaaagaagcaagaaaaggttaaaaaaggaaaggaacgTACGTGAAGGAGCATAGCTAAGAGCTTGATCGAACCAAAGTTCGGCTTTAAGCGTCTCTTCATCTGATTCTCCCTTTGTAAAATCGTAAAATCTTGGGGCAGAAAACTCGTAAATCTCATCTATCATCATCGTCGTCATGTCTCTGCCGTTGGATTCATCCGCCATtagaaaatgattaaatttagTTTCTTCTTATCAAAgaacagagagagagagagagagaaggcgAGAGAGAAGGATTGAAGAACTTGGAAAAGAGGGAATGGTTTGGTTTTCTGGTGACTTTTGGGCGAGGAGATCCTTGAagaaataatatctttttttcttttttagttgaAAATGagggtggtggtggtggtggtggtagtGGAGTTTAATCTTAGAAGAAGAACAGAGGATCTATAACGGTccatttttttgaattttgggGCCACACTTATAACGGCCAGGTTGGTCTGAGGCGTCTCTATAACGGTTATATTTCACGGTCCGCACGCGTCTAAACGCTGCCGTTTTATCATCTCATCATCCAAtgtattctattattttcttttaagctccattttttttttctattgtaCTTCTTAGGCTTATTTGCCAACCAAATTAATCAGCCACTTTTAGTTGttcttaaaatcttttaaaattttaataatatacttttcattaatttaaattatcaaccaaaatttattaatataattataatttcatcaacaataaaaaaaagataattaattcaGCATTAGAGTCGTTCGCTCAtctcaaaacaaaaaatcGACATTAAGTGAATAAACAAATGACCTAGCATAAGATatttttctctaatattttatttatttctattagaatttaaaataatatttaataatctaataaatagtagaaagtatttcaaatttcagatttctaagaatttcaataaaattagtaaataaatttctctaaaatatCTAGAAATGAGTTAGTAATTTTAATGCTGATTAATTCCTTTTTTAATCACTAAAAGTTAATCACAACAACAAAAAGTAATAAGTTGtgctaatattgaaaaataaaaacaacgtattaatatttgaaaataagtaTACAATAGAAGGTTTATTTagcaattaaatatttcttcttcttattattttgtaagGATATTTACAAATATCCCTTTCAAATTTGCCTTATTCTTAATTTTCGTccctattttaaaaatacatactttcttctttcacctaATTACATCTGTCGATATATTCATTAACGgtatattaaatgataaaaggaaaaagacaatttaaatagtaaaataatacgTACAATTTacgatttttttatttaaataataaattaattcctGATAAAAATGGCATCTCTACAtgttaactaatttttttaaaattttgatctAATGGATGactaaaagaagaattattatgtaaaatgatatattaatgTGAGGGATGAAAATGTGtgttcttaaaaaagaaaaaagaatgtcCTTATATTATAATTCTCTAGCATAGGTATAGAatgcacaaaaaaaaaaaaaaaaaaaacaaattatttgATCCATTATCTTGTTTAGAACAAATTATACACAAacagattaattaaattcttgcaaaatcattttacaatttttttgtattattctatatttcttaaatttttattttgattaagttGAAAACTTTTGAATTCTAGCAATTACTATGTTTCTAAATGTGagaattaactaaataataatgataagaAGCTTAATTGATCTCATTCTATGATCAATTTCAAAGGTTTATCATTGAAGGTTGgatgattttattttgctttgaATTTCTATGGAGTTtgtttagataaaattaacataagcTTTTAACATGGCAGAGAAGTTATGGAGCATGATAAATACATGTTGATAAGCCAACTGATTGCCCCCTTTTGGATTCACAAAGAATGGATGATCTTAAAATCTCATCCAATCTTGACAGGAGTTTAAAGAACCTCTGCTGATTCGTTTTCTTGATCATAAACAAAATGAGTCGCTTTCTTGCATTTCTGATACCTACAGTCTTTGTTTCTGTGTCAGCCATGGCTTACAGAAAGCTGTGGGAGTATACTGATAAAGATTGTGGAGATGTGTACCACAACTTCCTTCCCTGCTATAGATTTATTACAGGGAAAATGAATGAACCAACACAGGATTGTTGTTGGGGAGTTGCTGAACTCAATAGTATAGCAAAGCAGAATAGTACTGAACCACAGAGAATCTGTCAATGCATTGAGTTTCTTGCTGTAGCAGGTGAACGACCTTTCCTTGTTCCTGACATCGATACTCTTCCAATCATGTGTCGGACCCATCTTAGTTTCCCCATCTCTGTTCGAATGGATTGCTTCAAGTAATAATtacttcttccttttttctatctctttcaaaaagaattctgaataagaaattgacttttagtatatatattttccttCCTTGGCTGCAGGATTTAGCAAAATGGATAATGTACACTGTCTCCTAATACTCCTATTGCCGCTTGCACCAATAAGACACTTGAGAAATCATCACTTGATGTGTGTTTTTTTTGTCAGGATTAGTCACAAAATAGATAATGAAATTCTCCTGCAATGCCATATGTATCTTGCTGCTGGGGTAATAATAATGAGTGTCAACATTTGAAATTGTATGGAAAtgtcaataaatttaaagccAATAGACAGTCTGCAGATCTAATTTCTTTTGCTGAATATGATACGAAGCTTGAATAGGAAAAGACAATGCCTTAAGACTCGAATagaatgaattaaattctgCTCCTGACAGGTTCTAAGACATGGAGAAACTACAAACTCTGATGAATGTAAAGCACAGACTTATGAAACCTCAAAGTTGCAGGGCGAGCATGGAGAAGCTTCTTGAGTATGGCATAGAGCAGGAAAACTCCCTTTGAAATGACTCGTATCAAATTGCCTAACATTAGCCTGCAATGTTAAACTAGATGCCCCAATTCCACATTTCTCATTAACAAAGATgcattcattatttatttacatagCGTAAGTAATGAGCTTTCTTGAAATAAATCAACAATAACCAATAAGGTAAAGAGCATGATAAATACATGTTCTTTAGCCAACTAACCACTTATAAATTCACAAATACGAACAACTCATGCTTCATTTTTGAGGCAAACCTACCATATACAAAATTTGGTAAAGCCAACAAACCATAAATGACTCGCCTGATAGCATTTCTAACAGTTATCCTCTTAGTTTCTGGATCAGCCATGCCTCAGCAGATACAAGATTTCATCGATTGTTTGAATGTTATTATATACTTCAGCTCATGTATAGGGTATATCGATGGGCATGTGAGGGAACCAACATGGGGCTGTTGCATGGGAGTTCACGAACTTAATAGGTTAGTGAAACAGGATCGTGATGCCCAGAAGATCTGTCAATGCATTGAGCTCATTGCAGCCGTAGATGATCCTCCTTTTGTTCTTGCCAACATTGATGCTCTTCCATCCAAATGCCAGACACATCTCAGCTTTCCCATCTCTGTTAAAAAGAATTGCTCAGAGTAAAATCACTCAATTACCCACAATTCTTTAATCCTATGCAAGATATTGGCTAAcctttgttgttttctttcttgttttgtaGAGTTCAGTGAAATGATGAATTATGCAGAAGTCTTCTGAACTGAGCCTGGAATATGAAGCCGATAACACGGATAAACATACTCCCCATTAAGctacatttcttttttgttactCTAAAATAAAGAGACTAAAAATATAACAGGATcacattttgtaattatgttaATGTTCTTGATTCTATTGTGTTCTGCTATGTATTCAGATTCATCATCAAATGGGGtaattattcttttccatCTTGCTATTCCATTGCAATTCTAATGCTAGAGATGACAGCAACATGAGCACCATGACCACTTGAAAATCTAAAGAAATTAGAGCTGTTGCATAATCAGATTAACACAGCTTCAAAATAGACAATCAGAGATTCATTTCTTCAACCGAACATTTTCTCAACAGCTCAAAAGTTacaaattctaatttgattaCAACATTTTCTCAGCAGATTTCAATTCTTCAATTGAACTAATTCTCACCTAGAACTAGACTACAAAACCAGTGAACTGATAAACGATAATTTGCAGTGAGATGCTGTTAAATCGAGGACAGTAATGGTgttgaaagaagaaataaagtaAGTATGGCCTCAGACACTGCACAGGTAGAAAAGCCAGTGCAGGGCAGTTCATCACAGGCCCTAAAGAAAGGGAGCAACTATCCCTGTGGCAGGGAAAGACCGCTTCAACCTTtcccagaaaaagaaagggataTTGGACAGAAATACCAAGGCAACCAAGTAGAATAAGCTACCGTTGTACATGTACATATAAATACCAATACAATCAATTGTAAAAAATCAGAATTACATATCAATAAATTcatcatttctattttcttcatggtatcagagcaggattTAAACCTGTGAAGTACCAATCAAAGCAAACAAAAACCAAATTCTCAGAATTCCTTTTTGGAAATTCATCATGTCCCAAATTGATAACAGATTAACCAATATAATCTTGAGAGGTAATCAAAATTACTTCGAGTGGTCAAAATCCGTTTACATAGG
The sequence above is drawn from the Ricinus communis isolate WT05 ecotype wild-type chromosome 7, ASM1957865v1, whole genome shotgun sequence genome and encodes:
- the LOC8269150 gene encoding protein TPX2; translated protein: MADESNGRDMTTMMIDEIYEFSAPRFYDFTKGESDEETLKAELWFDQALSYAPSPFMPRIKTGRSFKVESLCDFSEAEQKQEVTESSSDSPSPSSSSEIKPQVEIMNSTETKEKETTLQEANKENNANLVNVSCQEDKMETIRAEETERSSSSIKTEIAGSRGKSKTETCCTPEPPVASQKEGLLTNSKKHQSGRHIATLVRNPSALKPKNQSQSSQVKGFKPESVKRETKIKNTPGASILAQENQAIKRQKLEGGRSREILNVKPPQPLHHKSKLGLVSGSSNSSVANKMKKEERKVYVREQPAPFVSMAEMMKKFQSSTRDLSLPHIKKSSFSHDGDASVIRRKTQLTLTTPKEPEFETAQRVRSVRIKSSAELEEEMMAKIPKFKARPLNKKILEAPTLSAVPRSTPQLPEFKEFHLETAARATQNADSASVASTEVSHKSQWKPNCLTEPKAPVLHTTLRARPPKVKSSSELEKEELENIPKFKARPLNKKIFESKGELGLFCNVKKHVTIPQEFHFATNERIPPPAAVADLFDKLSLTSEPRHDNPLPRNTVPNPFHLHTEERGAGKERKFVMELVQKQIEEEKARVPKANPYPYTTDYPVIPPKPEPKPCTQPEPFQLESLVRHEEEMQREMEERHRIEKEEEERRIFKAHPILKEDPVPLPEKVRKPLTQVQQINLHVDHRAVDRAEFDHKVKEKELLYKRYREESEAAKMIEEEKALKQMRRTMVPHARPVPNFDHPFCPKKSTKGATKAKSPNLRVLRRKERQRMLVNAVSSPASFMR
- the LOC8269149 gene encoding protein ARABIDOPSIS THALIANA ANTHER 7, whose protein sequence is MSRFLAFLIPTVFVSVSAMAYRKLWEYTDKDCGDVYHNFLPCYRFITGKMNEPTQDCCWGVAELNSIAKQNSTEPQRICQCIEFLAVAGERPFLVPDIDTLPIMCRTHLSFPISVRMDCFKI
- the LOC8269148 gene encoding protein ARABIDOPSIS THALIANA ANTHER 7, with protein sequence MTRLIAFLTVILLVSGSAMPQQIQDFIDCLNVIIYFSSCIGYIDGHVREPTWGCCMGVHELNRLVKQDRDAQKICQCIELIAAVDDPPFVLANIDALPSKCQTHLSFPISVKKNCSEVQ